The Mesorhizobium sp. AR02 genomic interval CGGGCTCAGCGTCACTTCAACCCAGAGCGCCAGGCCGACGATGATGAAGCCGATGATCAGGATGACGAAGACCGCCGGCCCGTCGCCGGCATCGGCGTAGGAATAATCGAGGCCGCAATTGACGCAGCGTTTGCCGACGGTGAGGAAGCCGGAAAACAGCCGCCCCTCGCCGCAGCGCGGGCAACGGCCATGCAGCCCGGCCGAAATCGGATCGATCGGAGGCCAGATCGCCTTGTCTTCAGTCATGGATAGGGCCGTCACTCATGGTCATTGCTTGATCTCGATCGGTGTGCCATCGGCCGCCATTGCCCAGATTTCGTCCATGTCAGAGTCCGTAACGGCAATGCAGCCGTCGGTCCAGTCGACCAATTGAAGCAGCCGGCCCCACCAGCCGAAACCATTCGGCTGGCCGTGGATCATGATCATGCCACCGGCATCGATATTGCGCGCCTTCGCGGCCGCCAGATCATTGGCATTGGGGTACGAAATATGGATCGATCTGTGCGCGATGCTGTTGGGGTTGCGCCAGTCGAGCATATAGCGCCCCTCGGGCGTGCGCTGATCGCCCTCCTGGTGCTTGTGGCCGACGGGATCCCCGCTAAGCGCAATGCTGTAGCTGCGCAGGACCTTGCCGTCGCCGATCAATTCCAGCAGCCGTTCCGCCTTGTGGACACGCACCAGATCGACTTTCTCAGCCGCAAGGACCGGGAATGCCATGAGGATGAATGCGCAAATCACCCAGGGAATTGTCCGCCGCATTGGCAATCGATCAGCGATCATTGCGCCGAAAAGAAGAAGGTGGCCCCGTCGCCGCGGCCGCCTTCCCGAAATCGAAATCATAGACTCTTTGTTTCGACGCAATTCCGAACGGAAAACCGTTTACACTTTTCCTGGAATTGCTCCAAAGACTGGATCAGTGGCCTTCGATCACCGCGCCGGCAGATCCCCAGACATAGATCGCAGAGAACAGGAACAGCCAGACCACGTCAACGAAGTGCCAGTACCAGGCGGCTGCCTCGAAGCCGAAATGCTGCTTGGGGGTGAAGTCGCCCTTCATCGCCCGGACCAGGCAGACCAGCAGGAAGATGGTGCCGATGATGACATGGAAACCGTGGAAGCCGGTCGCCATGAAGAAGGTGGCGCCATAGATGGAATCCTTGAAGCCGAACGGAGCGTGCATGTACTCATAGGCCTGCACCATGGTGAACAGCATGCCGAGGCCGACGGTCAGCACCAGGCCGTTGATCAGGCCCTTGCGATCGCCATGGATGAGCGAATGGTGCGCCCAGGTGACCGTAGTGCCCGACAGCAGCAGGATGATGGTGTTGTAGAGCGGCAGGTGGAAGGGATCGAGAACCTCCATGCCCTTCGGCGGCCAGACACCACCGGTAAATGTGTGGCGCGCGTAATTCTGCGCCTCACCGGCAAAAAGGCTGGCGTCGAAATAAGCCCAGAACCAAGCGACGAAAAACATCACCTCCGAGGCGATGAACATGATCATGCCGTAGCGCAGATGCAGCGACACGACACGCGTGTGATGGCCCTCATGCGCTTCCTTGATCGTGTCCGACCACCAGGCGAACATGGTGTAGAGGACGATCACGATGCCGATGAAGAACAGCCACGGATTGGCAATGTTGAAGCCGAAGATCGGGAAGGAGCCGCCCTTCAGGTACTCCATGAGACAGACGCCGCCAAAGGCGGTAACGAGCGCCCCTACCGATCCCAGGAAGGGCCACGGGCTCGGGTCGACGAGATGATAGTCATGCTGTGGTTTTGCGTGCGCGTCTGGCATATCAACCCCCGAGATTTGCTTCGGTATTGGAAATTGTCTTGCTGTTGCCTTGGACCGGCTCCGAGGAGGCGACCGGCTTGGTCTTCTCGACTGGGAACATCGTGTAGGACAGGGTGATCGTCTTCACGTCCTTCAGTTCCGGCACATTGACGATGTCGGGATCCACATAGAACAGGACCGGCATGTCCAGCGTCTCGCCGGGCTTCAGCGACGTATCGGTGAAGCAGAAGCACTCGACCTTGTTGAAATACGGACCCGCCAGTTCCGGCTGCACGTTGAAGGTGGCGCGGCCGGTGACGGGGCGATCGAACTTGTTGGTCGCCTGATAATGCGCCTGCACGGTCTCGCCGATCTTCATGGTCATCGAGCGCTGGACCGGCTGAAATTCCCACGGCACGCCGGCAATATTGGCGTCGAAGCGCACCGTGATCTCACGATCGAGCACGCGGCCGGCATACTGCTTCTCGGCACGCTGCGTCTTGCCGCCATAACCGGTCGCCTGGCAGAACATCTTGTAGAGCGGCACGGCGGCATAGGCCATGCCGATCATGCCGGTGAAGAAGGCAAGGCAGACCGCCGCGACGATGACGTTGCTGTTCCTGCCGGCCGGCTTTTTGGACATCTCGACGCTCATCACATCGTGCCCAGATTGTGGCCGAACTTGACGATCGTCGCGATGTAGAAAATGACGACCAGCGCCGCCAGCGCCACGCCTATGGCGATGGATCGGCTACGCTGGGCCTTCTTCTGACGATCGGTCAAAGTGACCGTCTCAAGTTTTTCCTCGACCATGGTCATGCCCCACCCATGGCAAGTGCGCGTTCGACAACGCTGTCGGCCAGGTAGGCAGCGAAGATGGCGAAGAGATAAAGCAGCGAATAGGCAAACAGCGCCTTGGCCGGCTTCATGGCGCGGTCGTCGTCGGCCATGCCGAGCACTTTCCACGCATACCAGATAAAGCCAACGCCCAGCAGCACGGAGGCCACGCCATAGATCGGCGTCGTGTAGCCGAGCAGCCAAGGCAGCACGCCGACCGGGGCCAGCACCAGCGCATAGGCAAAGATCTGACGGCGGGTCGACGCCTCGCCGGCGACATTGGGCATCATAGGTATGCCGGCGCGCCCATAATCCTCGGACTTGAACAGCGCGAGCGCCCAGAAATGCGGCGGTGTCCACAGGAAGATGATCAGGAACAGGATGATGCTTTCGAGGCTGACCGACCCGGTCACTGCGGCCCAGCCTATGACCGGCGGAATGGCGCCGGCAGCACCGCCAATGACGATGTTCTGCGGCGTCCAGCGCTTCAGCCACATCGTGTAGACGACGGCATAGAAGAAGATGGTGAAGGCCAGCAGCGTCGCCGACAGCCAGTTGACCAGCACGCCGAGCGTCATCACCGACAGCACCGAGAGCACCAGGCCGAAGCTGAGCGCCTCGTGCGGCTGGATGCGGCCGGATGGCACCGGACGGCTGGCCGTCCTGGTCATCACCGCGTCGATGTCGGCGTCATACCACATGTTGAGTGCGCCCGAGGCGCCAGCGCCAATGGCAATGGCCAGGATGGCGATCACCGCCAGCAGCGGGTTGATGGTCACGGGTGCGGCAACCAGCCCGACAAAGGCGGTGAACACCACCAGCGACATGACGCGCGGCTTCAGCAGGGCGAAGAAATCGCCCGCCGTCGCTTCCGACATGCGGAAGCCCGCTTCGTCAATGCTGGTTTCGTCGACTAGGGCCATGCGTACTCAGTCCATTATTCCGTTGGCCAAAACCGCCGGCGGACCGGCGGTTTCGTATTCGAGCGAGGAGCCGCCTTACTTGATCTTCGGCAGCTGCTCCCACTGGTGGAACGGCGGCGGCGAAGGCAGCTGCCATTCGAGCGTGGTGGCGCCCTCGCCCCATGGGTTGGCACCAGCGATCCGCTTCTTCTGGAAGGCTTCGAACACGCCATAGAGGAAGATCGCCACGCCGACGGCCGAGATATAGGAGCCGATCGACGACACATAGTTCCAGCCGGCAAACGCGTCGGGATAGTCGATGGTACGGCGCGGCATGCCGGCGAGGCCGAGGAAATGCTGCGGGAAGAAGATCAGGTTGACGCCGATGAAGGTGACCCAGAAGTGGGTGTTGGCGATGACGGGCGAGTACATGTAGCCGGTCATCTTCGGGAACCAGTAGTACCAGCCGGCGAAGATGGCGAACACCGCGCCCAGCGACAGCACGTAGTGGAAGTGGGCGATGACGAAATAGGTGTCATGCAGCGAGCGGTCGAGGCCGGCATTGGCCAGCTGGACGCCAGTGACGCCACCGATGGTGAACAGGAAGATGAAGCCCAGCGCCCACAGCATCGGCGTCTTGAACGAGATCGACCCGCCCCACATCGTCGCGATCCAGGAGAAGATTTTCACGCCCGTCGGCACCGCGATGACCATGGTGGCGAAGACGAAGTAGCGCTGCGTGTCGAGCGACAGGCCGGTCGTATACATGTGGTGCGCCCAGACGATGAAGCCGACGGCACCGATCGCGACCATGGCGTAGGCCATGCCGAGATAGCCGAACACCGGCTTCTTCGAGAAGGTCGAGATGACGTGGCTGATGATGCCGAAGCCTGGCAGGATCAGAATGTAGACTTCCGGGTGACCGAAGAACCAGAACAGGTGCTGGAACAGGATCGGATCGCCGCCGCCGTCGGGCGCGAAGAAGGTGGTGCCAAAATTGCGGTCGGTGAGCAGCATGGTGATGCCGCCCGCCAGAACCGGCAGGGACAAGAGCAGCAGGAAGGCGGTGACCAGCACCGACCAGGCAAACAGCGGCATCTTGTGCAGCGTCATGCCAGGGGCGCGCATGTTGAAGATGGTGGTGATGAAGTTGATGGCGCCGAGGATCGACGAGGCACCGGCGATATGGATCGACAGGATCGCCAGATCCATCGCCGGTCCGGGCTGACCCGAGGTCGACAGCGGCGGATAAAGCGTCCAGCCACCACCGACGCCGTAAGCGCCCGGCGCGCTCGGCATGAACATCGAGGTGAGCAGCAGGATGAAGGCCGGCGGCAGAAGCCAGAAGGAGATGTTGTTCATGCGCGGGAACGCCATGTCGGGAGCACCGATCATGATCGGCACCATCCAGTTGGCGAAGCCGCCGATCAGCGCCGGCATGACCATGAAGAAGATCATGATCAGCGCATGCGCGGTGGCGAAGGCATTGTACATGCTCTTGCCGCCGTCGATCGCGGCGTCACCGTTCATGCCATAGACCATCTGCGCCAGACCGCTGAAGATCTGGATGCCAGGCTCCTGCAGTTCCATGCGGATGGCAACCGACAGCGCGCCGCCGATGATGCCGGCCATGATCGCGAAGATCAGGTAGAGCGTACCGATATCCTTGTGGTTGGTCGAATAAACCCAGCGCACCCAACCGTGATAAGGTTTGTGGTCGTGCCCATCGTGAGCTGCAGCGTCTGCCATGTTCCGCTCCGTTCCCTAAATCTTGCTAACCCGCGGCATCAGTTGCCGGCGGCCGCTACCTTGTTCTGGCCATCAACCTCAGCCATCAGCGTCTTGTTGGCGCCGGGCAGATTGGTCTTGGCTGCCGCCAGCCAGGTCTTGAACTGCGCGTCGGTGACGACACGGATGGCGATCGGCATGAAGGCATGGTCCTTGCCGCAGAGCTGCGAGCACTGGCCGTAATAAAGGCCTTCCTTCTCCGCCTTGAACCAGGTCTCGTTGGTGCGCCCCGGAACGGCGTCGATCTTGATGCCGAACGACGGCATGGCAAAGGAGTGGATCACATCGGTCGCGGTGACGAGCACGCGGGTCATCGTGTTGACCGGCACCACCAGCTCGTTGTCGACGGCGAGCAGGCGCGGATAGACCTTGCGATCCTCCTTGCCGGCCTTGGCGCGATCGCCGTCCTGGAGGATGGCCGAATTGAAGGTCAGCGTGTTGTCGGTCTGGTATTCGTAGTCCCAGTTCCACTGGTTGCCAGTCGCCTTGACGGTCAACTTGGCTTCTTCCGGCGGCGTATACTGCGCGGTCAGAAGCTGGAACGAGGGAATGGCGATCAGGAGCAGCACGATAACGGGGCCGACCGTCCAGATCACCTCGATCAGGGTGTTGTGACTGGTTTTCGAAGGAACCGGATTGGCGCTCGCCCGGAATCTGAAAATGCAATAAGCGAGAAGGAACAGCACCAGCAAGGTGATGATCACGATGAACACAAAGGTGTAGTTTCCGAACCACTCGATCTGCCGCATCATGTCGGTTGCCGGTGCCTGGAAGCCCGTTTCCCAGTTCACGGGTTGATCGGCATGGGCGGATGTGCCGGCAAAAATCGTGGCAGCGGCCCCAGCACTTGCTAGAAACTTGGCGTTTGCTAGGAAATTTCTCATCGCCCTCTTCGTCTCCCAGTTCCTCGCGGCTGTGCCAACGAGAATAACGAACAATGCCGGGACGGGAATCCCGACAGTCTCAAGCTGGTTCAAACCATACTCTTTTTCCCTCCGCAAGAAAGGAGCGGAGGAAACCGTGCGGCATTTTTGCGCGCAAGCTGGCATGGCCCTTCCGGGGCAGCGGCCACGGTGACGAATCGCGTATGTTCGGCAGGTTGCCGGCCTCATGCCGGCGGGGTTCGCGAAGCGTCGTAATTCAGGCGAATTTGGCAGGGAAAAGCGCTGTATTGCCTGTTTCGCGACAGTTCGGCCGCGGTCTCGTCCTTTACTTGGCATTGGCGCGGCTTAAAGTGCCGTGATTCGCAATGGAGCCGTCATGAACTCTTGGCTTTCGGGACTGAGGCATACGCGACAGGAGCTTTCGAGAGCACTGGCGAAGGCCGTGTTTCTCGCCGTCTTGTCCGCGGCCGGTCTGTTCGTCACCGGTCAGGCCAATGCCGCCCAGCCGAGCGGCACGGTGCGCTCGACGCATGGCGCGTGGTCGATCATCTGCGACACCCCGGCCGGTGCCACCTCTGAACAATGCGTGATGATGCAGAATGTCGTCGCCGAGGATCGTCCGGAGATGGGGCTGTCGGTCGTCGTGCTGCGCACCGCCGACAACAAGGCCGAGATCCTGCGCGTGCTGGCGCCGCTCGGCGTGCTTTTGCCGAACGGGCTCGGCCTCAATGTCGACGGCAAGGACATCGGCCGCGCCTATTTCGTGCGCTGCTTCCAGGACGGCTGCTACGCGGAAGTCATTCTCGAAAAGCCGCTGCTCGACACGCTGAAGACCGGCACGTCGGCGACGTTCATCGTCTTCCAGACGCCTGAAGAAGGCATCGGCATCCCTGTCGACCTCAAAGGTTTTGCCGACGGCTTTGCCGCCCTTCCCTGACAGCGGACGCTTGCGAAAAACCCGGCCCTGACGCAGAATTCCCATGGGATGCGGGTTTTTGGCGGTGGGGATCATCATGCGCTCGTTTTCATTGCTTCTATCCGCCGGTCTGATTTCGACCGGCGCGGTTTCCGTTGCGTGGGCTGAAGATAGCGAAATCATCACCGCGCCTGATCCAGCCGCAATTCTCGACATTGCCAAGGGCTACGGCTCGGCCAAGCTGGATAAGGACGACGGTGGCGACCCCATGGTCTCCGGCCGGCTCGAAGGCATGAAATATGTCATCTACTTCTATGGCTGCGAAAACCACGAGAAGTGCAAATCCATCCAGTTTTCCTCGGGCTACACCGACGCCTTCACGGCCGAGCAAGCCAACGAGTGGAACAAGAAGTATCGCTGGGTCAAGGCGTTTTCCGGCGACGGTTCCAACTTCAAGATGGATGTCAGCTTCATCGGCGGCATCACCAAGGCCAATCTCGAGGAGCAGTTCTCGAATTGGGATTCGATGACCACCAACATCAAGGATTTCGTCAACCAAAAGTGACGCCGGCAGCCTGTCGGCGAGCGCATTTGCCCACACAGCGCGTCGGGGGCGATTGTCTCAGCGCGGCTTCGCGCCTACATCGTGGGAAACCAGCTCTCTTCCCACGAATGGATGCGCCATGAACAGCCTGATCGGCCAATTCGACATTTCAGACGATCGCATCAAGCAGATCGTTGCCGACACCATCAACGGCGCCGACGACGGCGAGCTGTTTCTCGAATACAGCGAGAGCGAGGCGCTGATGTTCGACAATGGCCGGCTGAAGACCGCCAATTTCAACACCGACCAGGGCTTTGGCCTGCGTGCCGTCGCCGGTGAAGCCAGCGGCTACGCCCATTCGAGCGACCTGTCCGAGGCCTCGCTGCTGCGCGCGGCCGCTGCCGTCTCGACCGTCAAGGGCGGCTATTCCGGTACGCTTGCCGCCGCACCCGCCCGCACCAACCGCCATCTCTACGGCGACGAGAACCCGATCCCCTCGCCTTCCTTCGAGGCCAAGGCAAAGCTGCTGCAGGAAATCGACGCCTGGCTGCGCGCCGAGGATCCGCGCGTGCGCCAGGTGACGGCCTCGCTCGCGGCGTCCTGGCAGCATGTCGAGATCGTGCGCGCCGACGGCCAGGTGGTGCGCGATATCAGGCCCCTGGTTCGCATCAACGTCTCTGTGGTGGTCGGCGATGGCGACCGCCAGGAAAGCGGCTCCTACGGCATGGGCGGACGCAAGGCGTTTGGCGAATTCCTGATCGAGGACAGCTGGAAGCACGCTGCCAAGGAGGCGCTCAGGCAAGCGCTGGTCAACCTCGAGGCGATCCCTGCCCCGGCCGGCACCTTCGACATCGTGCTGTCCAGCGGCTGGCCGGGCGTCATGCTGCACGAAGCTGTCGGGCACGGGCTGGAAGGCGACTTCAATCGCAAGAAGACTTCGGCCTTCGCCGGCCTGCTGGGCCAGCAGGTCGCAGCCAAGGGCGTCACCGTCGTCGACGACGGCACCATCCCCGAGCGGCGCGGCTCGCTCACTGTTGACGATGAAGGCACGCCGTCGGCCCGCAACGTGCTGATCGAGGACGGCAAACTGGTTGGCTACATGCAGGACCGGCAGAACGCCCGGCTGATGGGCATGAAGGCCACCGGCAATGGCCGGCGCGAAGGCTATGCGCACCAGCCGATGCCGCGCATGACCAACACCTATATGACTTCAGGCGATATGGAGCCGGACGAGATCATCGCTTCGGTCAAGAACGGCATCTACGCCGTCTCCTTCGGCGGTGGCCAGGTCGACATCACATCGGGAAAATTCGTGTTCGGCTGCACCGAGGCCTACATGATCGAGAACGGCAAGGTGACGCAGCCGATCAAGGGCGCGATGCTGATCGGCAACGGGCCGGATGCCATGCACCGCGTCTCGATGGTCGGCAACGACATGAAGCTCGACAATGGCATCGGCATGTGCGGCAAGGCCGGACAGGGCGTGCCGGTCGGTGTCGGCCAGCCGCATCTCAGGATGAACCAGATGACGGTCGGCGGCACCCGGGTTTGAGGCTGCAAATCCGGCAGGCTTGAATAGCTTCCACGACAAGACTATCTTACCTTCGTCTTACATGAAGGCGTGGCGTGATGGCAGAAAAACTTATAACGACCGTCTCCACCAAGGGACAGGTAATCCTGCCCAGCGCGATCCGGAAACGGAAAGACTGGGGTGCGGGCACGCGCCTGCAGGTCGAAGACACTCCGGACGGAGTGCTTTTGAAATTAGCGCCGGTCTTTGCCCCGACGCGACCAGAAGACGTCTTTGGCGTGTTGCCGCACAGTGGCAAGCCGAAGACGCTGGAGGAAATGGACGCGGCCGTCCTTGCTGAAGCACGGCGACGCGATGCTCGCAATTGATACCAACATTGTCGTCAGGTATTTGACGAACGACGATCCGGAGCAGTCCCCACGAGCCCGGCGGCTGATCGATGGTCAAGCCGTCTTTGTCGCCGTCACGGTAATCCTGGAGACTGAGTGGGTGCTGCGCAGCGCCTATGGTTATAGCCAGGCGGTGGTCACCAGCGCATTGCGGGTGTTCGGCGGGTTGCCCACGGTTGAGCTGGAAGATGCCGCGATTGTCTCCTCTGCGCTCGATCTGTCGGACGCGGGAATGGATTTCGCAGATGCGCTGCATCTGGGGAAATCAGTTCACTGTGCCGGCTTGGCAACCTTTGATCGTAATTTCCTCAAAGCTGCGAGGGCGGCCGGATATGAGAGCGTGCAGGAAGCATAATTTGGAGGCGCGCGGCTGGCGCTCCGACCGTCGAGCTTGGTCTGAATGTGCCGACTGATCCTTGCTTTTCTAACTTGAATCCCTGTCGGCACCTTGAAGTGAACACAATCGGCGTTAGGAAATTAGTAACTGTTAAACTGCCTGGGCTGCCTTTTGCGCACGAACGCAGCACCAGTTCCTCGTTGCGGTGGTGGTTTTGGCAATGCGGCCCGTCCTGACTTCGTCTATCCTGCTTGGCTTCGTTTCGTTGATTGGTGCGACATCGCTGCAGGTCAGCCCGGCGGCGGCACAGTCGACCTTGTTCAAGCGAATATCGACGCAACCATCGAAGGATGGGGCACTCTCCGCCGCGGTTGGCGGCTCCACCAGCGTCCCCTACGGCTGGCTCGATTTCTGCCATCGCCGACCAAAAGAGTGCAAGGTGCCCGCTC includes:
- the coxB gene encoding cytochrome c oxidase subunit II, which produces MRNFLANAKFLASAGAAATIFAGTSAHADQPVNWETGFQAPATDMMRQIEWFGNYTFVFIVIITLLVLFLLAYCIFRFRASANPVPSKTSHNTLIEVIWTVGPVIVLLLIAIPSFQLLTAQYTPPEEAKLTVKATGNQWNWDYEYQTDNTLTFNSAILQDGDRAKAGKEDRKVYPRLLAVDNELVVPVNTMTRVLVTATDVIHSFAMPSFGIKIDAVPGRTNETWFKAEKEGLYYGQCSQLCGKDHAFMPIAIRVVTDAQFKTWLAAAKTNLPGANKTLMAEVDGQNKVAAAGN
- a CDS encoding cytochrome c oxidase subunit 3 — translated: MPDAHAKPQHDYHLVDPSPWPFLGSVGALVTAFGGVCLMEYLKGGSFPIFGFNIANPWLFFIGIVIVLYTMFAWWSDTIKEAHEGHHTRVVSLHLRYGMIMFIASEVMFFVAWFWAYFDASLFAGEAQNYARHTFTGGVWPPKGMEVLDPFHLPLYNTIILLLSGTTVTWAHHSLIHGDRKGLINGLVLTVGLGMLFTMVQAYEYMHAPFGFKDSIYGATFFMATGFHGFHVIIGTIFLLVCLVRAMKGDFTPKQHFGFEAAAWYWHFVDVVWLFLFSAIYVWGSAGAVIEGH
- a CDS encoding cytochrome c oxidase assembly protein, yielding MSVEMSKKPAGRNSNVIVAAVCLAFFTGMIGMAYAAVPLYKMFCQATGYGGKTQRAEKQYAGRVLDREITVRFDANIAGVPWEFQPVQRSMTMKIGETVQAHYQATNKFDRPVTGRATFNVQPELAGPYFNKVECFCFTDTSLKPGETLDMPVLFYVDPDIVNVPELKDVKTITLSYTMFPVEKTKPVASSEPVQGNSKTISNTEANLGG
- a CDS encoding type II toxin-antitoxin system VapC family toxin; this translates as MLAIDTNIVVRYLTNDDPEQSPRARRLIDGQAVFVAVTVILETEWVLRSAYGYSQAVVTSALRVFGGLPTVELEDAAIVSSALDLSDAGMDFADALHLGKSVHCAGLATFDRNFLKAARAAGYESVQEA
- a CDS encoding DUF983 domain-containing protein; this translates as MTEDKAIWPPIDPISAGLHGRCPRCGEGRLFSGFLTVGKRCVNCGLDYSYADAGDGPAVFVILIIGFIIVGLALWVEVTLSPPLWLHLLVWIPLALVLCLTALRLIKGVLLTLQYANKAAEGRLDRGE
- a CDS encoding L,D-transpeptidase family protein, coding for MRRTIPWVICAFILMAFPVLAAEKVDLVRVHKAERLLELIGDGKVLRSYSIALSGDPVGHKHQEGDQRTPEGRYMLDWRNPNSIAHRSIHISYPNANDLAAAKARNIDAGGMIMIHGQPNGFGWWGRLLQLVDWTDGCIAVTDSDMDEIWAMAADGTPIEIKQ
- a CDS encoding AbrB/MazE/SpoVT family DNA-binding domain-containing protein, which gives rise to MAEKLITTVSTKGQVILPSAIRKRKDWGAGTRLQVEDTPDGVLLKLAPVFAPTRPEDVFGVLPHSGKPKTLEEMDAAVLAEARRRDARN
- the ctaD gene encoding cytochrome c oxidase subunit I → MADAAAHDGHDHKPYHGWVRWVYSTNHKDIGTLYLIFAIMAGIIGGALSVAIRMELQEPGIQIFSGLAQMVYGMNGDAAIDGGKSMYNAFATAHALIMIFFMVMPALIGGFANWMVPIMIGAPDMAFPRMNNISFWLLPPAFILLLTSMFMPSAPGAYGVGGGWTLYPPLSTSGQPGPAMDLAILSIHIAGASSILGAINFITTIFNMRAPGMTLHKMPLFAWSVLVTAFLLLLSLPVLAGGITMLLTDRNFGTTFFAPDGGGDPILFQHLFWFFGHPEVYILILPGFGIISHVISTFSKKPVFGYLGMAYAMVAIGAVGFIVWAHHMYTTGLSLDTQRYFVFATMVIAVPTGVKIFSWIATMWGGSISFKTPMLWALGFIFLFTIGGVTGVQLANAGLDRSLHDTYFVIAHFHYVLSLGAVFAIFAGWYYWFPKMTGYMYSPVIANTHFWVTFIGVNLIFFPQHFLGLAGMPRRTIDYPDAFAGWNYVSSIGSYISAVGVAIFLYGVFEAFQKKRIAGANPWGEGATTLEWQLPSPPPFHQWEQLPKIK
- a CDS encoding heme o synthase produces the protein MALVDETSIDEAGFRMSEATAGDFFALLKPRVMSLVVFTAFVGLVAAPVTINPLLAVIAILAIAIGAGASGALNMWYDADIDAVMTRTASRPVPSGRIQPHEALSFGLVLSVLSVMTLGVLVNWLSATLLAFTIFFYAVVYTMWLKRWTPQNIVIGGAAGAIPPVIGWAAVTGSVSLESIILFLIIFLWTPPHFWALALFKSEDYGRAGIPMMPNVAGEASTRRQIFAYALVLAPVGVLPWLLGYTTPIYGVASVLLGVGFIWYAWKVLGMADDDRAMKPAKALFAYSLLYLFAIFAAYLADSVVERALAMGGA
- a CDS encoding invasion associated locus B family protein, encoding MNSWLSGLRHTRQELSRALAKAVFLAVLSAAGLFVTGQANAAQPSGTVRSTHGAWSIICDTPAGATSEQCVMMQNVVAEDRPEMGLSVVVLRTADNKAEILRVLAPLGVLLPNGLGLNVDGKDIGRAYFVRCFQDGCYAEVILEKPLLDTLKTGTSATFIVFQTPEEGIGIPVDLKGFADGFAALP
- a CDS encoding YbjN domain-containing protein — translated: MRSFSLLLSAGLISTGAVSVAWAEDSEIITAPDPAAILDIAKGYGSAKLDKDDGGDPMVSGRLEGMKYVIYFYGCENHEKCKSIQFSSGYTDAFTAEQANEWNKKYRWVKAFSGDGSNFKMDVSFIGGITKANLEEQFSNWDSMTTNIKDFVNQK
- the tldD gene encoding metalloprotease TldD, whose product is MNSLIGQFDISDDRIKQIVADTINGADDGELFLEYSESEALMFDNGRLKTANFNTDQGFGLRAVAGEASGYAHSSDLSEASLLRAAAAVSTVKGGYSGTLAAAPARTNRHLYGDENPIPSPSFEAKAKLLQEIDAWLRAEDPRVRQVTASLAASWQHVEIVRADGQVVRDIRPLVRINVSVVVGDGDRQESGSYGMGGRKAFGEFLIEDSWKHAAKEALRQALVNLEAIPAPAGTFDIVLSSGWPGVMLHEAVGHGLEGDFNRKKTSAFAGLLGQQVAAKGVTVVDDGTIPERRGSLTVDDEGTPSARNVLIEDGKLVGYMQDRQNARLMGMKATGNGRREGYAHQPMPRMTNTYMTSGDMEPDEIIASVKNGIYAVSFGGGQVDITSGKFVFGCTEAYMIENGKVTQPIKGAMLIGNGPDAMHRVSMVGNDMKLDNGIGMCGKAGQGVPVGVGQPHLRMNQMTVGGTRV